The DNA window ATCGCTCTGATGCCGacctgggaagagctgctgagcCCATTAGCGGCCGGGGCTCTTCCAGCCGTGCCTGGGGCAGCTCCCACTCGGACCGCTGTCAGGCAGCCGGGGCTCCGGGCTGCCATTCTGTTGCGGTGCCCAGGAGCCCGGCTGAGCCCTGCCTGTTCTCCCCACGAGAGCGCGGAGCAAACGCGGGCCGCCGCGGGGATCGACCTTCTCCCTCCCGCTCCGCTCGGCGGATTCCGGGGCCGTGCTGCCGCCGGATGGGAGAAGCCTGTACTGCAGCCCGGCTCCGCCGCGCTCCCGTTCCCTCTCTCGGGGCAGATGCTCCCGCTCGGAGCGGGGCGGCGGAGCGCGTTACACCACCGGCGGTGCGCGGCTCCCTCGGGTGCGGGCGGTgcccgggccgggccggggccgaAGGGACGGCAACCCCGCACCGTGGGCCCCACGGCTGTGTCACCTCCTGGCTCCGGGCCCGCCGCCTGCGAGGGCCCCCGTCCCGTGCCGATGTGCTGCTAGGGCTGAGGGGCCGCGGCGGGGCGGCAGGACAGGGACGGGGGGCCCAGGTTCCGCCCGACGGGGCCACGGGACCCTCGCATGGCCCCTCTGGGGGTGCCGGCCTGGGAAAGCCATGACCTGGCAGCGGTGGCTGGCACGGGGCCACGGGCCGCCATGGGAGCAACGTGCTGCGTGGGTCGTGCTTGGCCAGGCTGCGGCTACGGCGGGggcctgctgccagccctgcctgccGCTCGGACCCCACAGTGGGCTGGAGGGCCCGGCAGTGCCCATGGCAGCCCCTCGGCATGGCACGGCTCAGTGCCACCCATGCGGCAACAGGGCATGGTGAGCATCTCCTCAAGGAGCTCTGGGGAGTTTGTCCAGGCAGCGCCCTGGCTGCTTCCACCCATCATTAGGCCAGCAACGCTCTCTGCAGCATGTCCCATCTCAATGCTTCTCCACCACGGAGCACTGGGGAGAAAGCCAAGGGGAAGTCCCTGCTGCAGGATGCCACCGAGCTCCAAGGGGACAGCCCTGCCCCTGTGTGGCTGGGTCAGCAGGCGGCGGGTGGGAGCACTGGGGTGGAATGGTCTTGGAGAGAGCAGTGTGCTGAAGTGCTGTGTCCCCATGGGACTCATCCATCCCACCCATCCCACCCTTCAGCCGCACTGCTCGGGGCTGTGTGCCTCAGCTTCCAGGCAGCATGGTGGGCAGGCAGTGTGGGGCTCGGGGGTGGCTGCACCAGGGGACCCTGTGCTAATGGACTTGGAGCTCCCGAGGTCAGGCTCCCACtgccaggaagaaaaacattcccAGGGAAGAGCCATGGGAAAAGGGCCCCCCCTCTGTGGCGCTCCCAGCCACTGCCTTACGACACAGCCTGGCATCCTGGGCTGCTCGTGTGAGGAGCTGGCCTGCATCCTCCCAAGGAGAGGTGCTGGGCAAAGGCCCTTCTGCCAGCAACCCCAGGGAGGGGTGCAGGGGGGTTGTGGGTGTGTAGCCAATGGGGATGGGATGCACGGTGGGGCACTGGGAGATGAGGGAGGGGATGGAATGCTTGTTGGGACAAAGGTGtgccagctgctgggctgcacaaTTCCCACTGCACGAGCACTGACACACACCCTATGCTTGCAGCCAGCATGGAGCAGCAAGCAGGACCACCAAAgccaagacctgcaggacccAGCACGCATCCACAACCCAAGGTGAGCCCATGCCTGGCTGCCCATGATGGTCGGGATCCCCcattcccatctccatctcTGAGGCCGGCGCTCACCCCACCGTGCTCTGCTGTGTTGCAGGAGGGGATGCTCTGGGGGGTCCTCGCCATCCTGTCGCTGCTGGCCGGGCTGGCGGCAGGCACCGTGCGGACCCCACACTGCAACGAGACATTGGATGCAGCCCCCACACCGCGGGGCATGGCCACTGCCAGTGTGGAGGACGGCGTGGAGGTGCCTCTCACCTGGAGCCAGCTGCACGGTGCGTGTTGGTACAGCCACCCAGGGCTTTGGGCACGGTAGCACATCCATCCTGGGCACGGTGGCCCTGAGCACAGGCGGTCACTGTAGGGAATGTGGGGCTCGgtgctgggaggagaggagctgACAGAGCTGTCCCACTGGCCCACAGGTGACAACGTGACGACAGGAGCCCCAGGTGGCACGGAGCTGGCGGAGGACCTGCTGCTGCGTGCCGAGCGCTCGCCTCCAGGCACCGGCAAAGCCAAGAAGGGACAGCGGAAACCTTCACGTGGTGCCCGTGGGCGCAACTGCCACATCCGCAACCTGATGGTGAAGGTGCGCGACCTGGGGCTGGGCTTCAACTCGGACGAGATCGTGCTCTTCAAGTACTGCAGCGGGTCGTGCCACCGGGCACGCAGCAACTACGACCTGACGTTGGGCAGCCTGCTGCGGCAGCAGCTCATCGTGCCGGGGCCGCAGGAACGCGTGCTCAGCCACCCCTGCTGCCGGCCCACTCGCTACGAGGCCGTGTCCTTTATGGACGTGCAGAACACGTGGCAAACAGTGGAGAAGCTCTCGGCGGCCGAGTGCAGCTGCATCGGTTGATGGGGAGCTGCCGGCTCAACCTCGGCTCGATGCACTCTGCCGATCCCCAGCCTGGTGGGAGGCAGAAGGGTGGTCCCGGTGTGACACGGCCACGAGGGACCGAGGTGACACGGTTGTGGCGGACGGTGGGGTTCTGCAACTGAGCCCCTCCGCTCAGTGCCAAGCAGAGCCGGGGGGTGCGCCCCAACCTGGGAGAGATGGAGGGGATGGGGCATCCCTATGCCAGACTGCTGTCCCCACATCCCCGCGAGCATCGGAGGGGACGGAAGCGGGGCAGGAGGGGGCACCCAGGGGGGCTCCACGAGAACAGGGGCCAACGTGCAGCAGAATGGGGTGACACCCAGCCCCGGGTTCCTGCCCGGCTCCGAGGGTCCCCGCGGCGCTGCGGCACTCAACTATTTATTGCTctaagttatttatttattgttctcGAGCGGCAGCTCCTATTTATGACTTTGGGCCCGCGGGGCCGGGTGTAATGCAACCCCAGCGCTGATGCGAAGCCCCGGCCTCGGGCTGCTCGTGCCCGCAgcgttttttgttttgtttttttctattatttgttataaaagaacaaaaaaaaaataacggGAGGATAAACTCTATTTTTGTACAGCCGCCTTTTCCTGTAGCAATAAAGCGATGGGCCGCACGGCCGACCCCGCAGCGCCGGGCTGTGCGTATcccgcggcggggcggggcgcggggccgggacTACCGCTCCCGGCGTGCggtgcggcggggccgggctgcggAGCGGGGCGGAGCGGAGGGACGGGCGGACGGACGGAGGGAGGGAGGCGGGGAGCGCTGCTGCCCTGCGCCCGCTGCCGCAGCCATGGAGCGGAGGGCGgaggcgccgccgccgccgcaggGCCTCGACTTCACCGTGGAGAACGTGGAGAAGGTgagcgcggggccggggggcggcggATCGGGCGCGGCGCGGTGACGCTGTCACCGATGTCGGTCTCCCGCCGCGGTGTGGCCGCGGAGGGGCGGTGCGCGCCGTGCCCGCTGCCCGCGGGAGGGAGATGATGAGGCAGAAATGGGAGCGGGAGGCAGGGCTGTGCCGAGCATCCTTCGGGGCTGGAGCGCGGGTCGGTGGGGGAAGAGCTCTCGGACCGTGCGAGGCGCGGTGGTGCCATCCGGACCCGCTCCGTGCAGCCCCGCTGCGGCTGCGGTGCTCCCAAAGAGACCGGGGCCGCTGAGAATGGAGATGCGGGAGGAGGCGTCGCGCCGCTGCTGGGAACCCGAATCTAGCTGGGGACCGAGCGGGGCGCCCCGGGAGGAAAGGCTTCATGTGGGCGCTGCTGGGGGTGATGGAGGCTGAGGGCGTAGCGGTGAAGGGCACGCAGTGAGGAGCGCAGCCCCCCAGAAGCTCCCCGGCTTATGGGCTCCCAACGTCGCGACCCTCTGCGGGACCCCGGGCAGAGCGAGGCAAGCCCAGAGCTCTCGTTCTGCTTGTCTGGGGACGGAGCTTCCTGCCAAAGCGCTGCCCGCAGCATGGCGGGGAGAGCATCGCAGGGGCTGGCCCCATCGCTTCTGGCTTGGAGATGTGTCACACCGGTGCCGGGTGCCGGCTCCCTTTGTGGCTGCAGGTGTCACAGCCCGCATCCCCCTGCTAGCAACACAGAGCTCACCCCCAAGGATTAGCCCTTGTGTGCATAACGCCACAATAACGCTACCTTCTGTGGCTTAATCTGCATGcgggcagggctgcaggatcGTTTTGCCTCCGACCTCCCTTTGCTTCAGCAGGCACCGACTGTGCCTTTGTCTGCACTGGCACGGGAGGGTGAGCAGTGCCCGGGGCCAGCCAGGCATGGGAGCGGGCAGATATGCCCTCTAGGATGCTCTGCTCCCATCCCCCTCCCTGAGCCCTCACAGCCGCAGCTTTGCCGTCGCCTTGACATCCACAGGAGATGCAGCTGTTGGCCGTGGAGATGGAGAGGGAGAAATGCAGggtgggagcaggaggagcccAGAGGCTGAGCATCACGGAGCCCTCCCTGTGTCATTTCAGGTGGGGTATTCTTGTACAGATCCGGCAGAGTTGGGCTCTCGCTGGGGGCTGGGCTGGTGGGAGGGTGGTGGGCAGAGCTGTGTTGTCAGAGTTGGTACTGACAAATAAATGATGTTCCGCCGGTCTGGGCTTCTCTGCCTCTCAGGTTTTGTGCATGGCTCTATTAATAACACTGAATAGTGATTGAAGTCGGGGTTTGGCTGGGTGCTGAGTCAGGCACTGTGATGAGCactgggatgggagcagagcGAGGGGTGGGTGAGCTCCCATGGCAGGAATCAGAGCATCTTCAGGTCCTTGCGGTGTGTGGCTTCTTGGCGTGGACGGGCAGTGACATGGGCCTGGTGTCACAGCCCCTGTGCCCAGGGATGGCTCTTGTGGCTGCCCCTGGGAGATGCTGAGGCTGATGGGGCGGCAGTGCCTGTGAGGATGTTAGGGGCAGAAGGGGAACGTTCCTGTAAAATTGAAGGAAGAAAGGACTCATCTTGCAGCTCAACCTGGACTCTGCATTCTGTGTCCCTTCCAAAATGCTGATCAGCCATTACTCATGTAACCTCAAGGCCCCGCTGCTGCTGGGGGTGGCAGCTTCCCTGGGGTGTTGCACAGAGCAGGGTGAGCTCGGGGCTGCCATGTCTCTATCTGGGCTGAGGACCACACGGCTCTCTGCGAGGAGATACCTGTAGCtaagcagcaggagggcagcccAGACTGCTCTGAGGCTGCAGCATCGCTTCTGCTGTCAGGCTGGGGGTGAAGAGCGGCTGAAGCAGCAGCACGTTTTTTGGGAGGGAGGAACACACAACGGCTTTATTTCCTATCTGTTATCCTCCATGCTTCAGCAGGCGGCTGCTTTCTGCTCAAGCTCTCCTGCCATTTTGGGGGGAGGATGGCGGGTGTGCGGGGGGAGAGGCGGGCTGACGTTCCCTGCGCTCAGCAGTGGCAGAGtaatggctgtgctgctgcaggcctGGAGCGAGTGCACGGCTGGAAAGCAGGGCAAGAGGCTGCAGAGGGAAGCACCACAGCTGGAGGAGGCTAAGGAGGGATGCTGCTGCCCCAGGTGCTGGGCACAGAGCGTTTACATGGGCTGTTTTCCTTGCCTGGTTACCTCTGCTGACAGCAAATCGGCCTCTGAAGATGCAGTGtctctgctgggaagcagcaggcagcacactGGGTGTATGGTGCTCCTGGCACCCTGCACATGGTGCTGATGGCACCTCTCTGCTGGGCAAATTGGCAGAGCCTCTTTTCATTTGGCACTCCGAACTCATGGGGCAAAGTGCTgtgtctgtgctctgctttggcTTACACTGGTGctgggctcagagcagctgctgcagctcctgttccTTGCTGGTGCCATGGTGCGAGCTGATATCCATTGTGTGTGCTTGGCAGGAGCGATGCTCAGGCTGCTCCCCGCCGTGCCTCCCAGAGGGACCAAGTGGGAGCTGTGACACCATGGACGAGTTCCTTGGGTGGCAGACACCACTCTGGCAGTTGGAGCCCAGCAGGGCTCTGACCACTGCTTTTTAGAGCAGGGAGGGCCCATAATAACAAGCTTGAATTATATTCAGCCAGGCAGAGATGGTGTTGGAGAAAGCTCATTCCCTGGGCAAAGGGCAGAGCTGACAGCCTGACTGTTTACCGGGTCTCATGTTACAGGTTTAATTGCAGAGGAGGCAGGTCTGGTGTCAGCCACACTTCTAAATCAGAATGCACAAAGCCTTCCCATTAGCTGTCGCTGCCCAATTTCatgccttctgcttctctctcctGGCACTGAGTTCCCTTCGTCATCTTCAGCGCTTCCTTATGGGCTTGAGTGCTGGCTGGCACAGTGATGTCTGGAGTGCAAGTCGAGCAGCAGCTGGTGCcaaaagctgctgcagaaggaggtctctgcctttttttttgctaggGATGAGCATGCTGCCTGTTCAGATGCCTCCTGCAGAGCGTGGTTTTAGTGTTAATGCCCATCCTCGAGGATCCTCTGGGGGCTTCCTTGTGCTATGCAGAGCTCCACAGAATGTACAGGAGGGCATCCTAAGCTAGAGGCCACCCAGGTGAGAACCGCCACACCACCTCCTGTATGTCAGGATGCTCGGGGACAAGAGGAGGAAGTGAGGAGGCCAGCAGGGATGTTCTTCCAGAATATTCTTCTGCCCTCCAGCAGCTTGCAGCATGACTCTTCACAGTCTGAGTAATTAACATGTTGCATGCTTTGCAAGCCTCGTGCTGAGTTGGAGGTCCGTGAGGTATGGCTGCAGGTTGCACTTCCTAATGTAGTGCCTCTGTGAGTCTCAAGCGAGGTTGTTGGGAAGCAAGCTTTGACAAGGcaaacaagacaaaggcagTGCGAGGAGGAGATGGTTGGGAGCTGgagccctgctgcaggatgACTCAGGCTGCAGCGGGGGAGCAGGACGCTGGCTTATGTGCAGATGGGGGCCAGGTTCCCAGCCCCAGAAGCAGCTGAACTTTTAGCatgtctgcagctcctgcttggtAATGAGGTGAGTTCTTGCTGTGATGGGGGGCACTGCTGCCAGGGGCTGGCCTCGTCCTCCAGCCTGTTTCATAACCTTCTGCTTTCTCATAAAGAGGTTATCCTCATTTTCC is part of the Excalfactoria chinensis isolate bCotChi1 chromosome 8, bCotChi1.hap2, whole genome shotgun sequence genome and encodes:
- the ARTN gene encoding artemin isoform X1; the encoded protein is MRGGGGPGDGPRRGHASMEQQAGPPKPRPAGPSTHPQPKEGMLWGVLAILSLLAGLAAGTVRTPHCNETLDAAPTPRGMATASVEDGVEVPLTWSQLHGDNVTTGAPGGTELAEDLLLRAERSPPGTGKAKKGQRKPSRGARGRNCHIRNLMVKVRDLGLGFNSDEIVLFKYCSGSCHRARSNYDLTLGSLLRQQLIVPGPQERVLSHPCCRPTRYEAVSFMDVQNTWQTVEKLSAAECSCIG
- the ARTN gene encoding artemin isoform X2 encodes the protein MEQQAGPPKPRPAGPSTHPQPKEGMLWGVLAILSLLAGLAAGTVRTPHCNETLDAAPTPRGMATASVEDGVEVPLTWSQLHGDNVTTGAPGGTELAEDLLLRAERSPPGTGKAKKGQRKPSRGARGRNCHIRNLMVKVRDLGLGFNSDEIVLFKYCSGSCHRARSNYDLTLGSLLRQQLIVPGPQERVLSHPCCRPTRYEAVSFMDVQNTWQTVEKLSAAECSCIG